In the genome of Candidatus Poribacteria bacterium, the window GCTGCGAGGGCGCGAGCGTTTCTCTCCCAACGCGGCTACGTTACCCCTGAAGATATTCACGCCGTGGGTATGGATGTGCTAAGGCATCGGGTCATTATCAGTTACGAAGCGGAAGCGGACGGTCGTGATGTGGAGAGTATCATTTCACAAGTATTCGCGAAAATTGAAGTGCCTTAAGAACCCTTCCTTCCCTTCCATTCTTCAATACTTCACTTTTCCGCCGTTGCCACCTTCCATTCTTCCTTTCTTTTTACTCCTGCGTGTGTCCAGCAACAGCCGAGGCACGCGCCCCTACACCGAGTACCGCCAAGAATCCCTCTGAATCCGCATGGTCGAAGTCACCAACCGCTTCCATAGATGCCGTCTCTTCGGAGTAGAGTGAGTGTGGCGCACCACCTGCGGCATGGAACGCAACATTCCCTTTATAAAGTGCTACTGTGATAGTTCCACTCGCCAATTGGGTTAGCGGCGCAATAGAAGCCAACAGTGCCTGTGTAGCAGCATCGAACCAATAGCCTTGATAGACCTGCTCAGCGATTGTAGCCGCAACGCCATCAAAGTGTCGGCGCGCCCGTCTGTCCAAAATCAGTTGGAGTAGATATTCATAACACTTTCCAAGCAATTCCATCCCTGGAGACTCATAGACCCCGCGGCTTTTAATCCCGACAAACCGATTTTCAACGGTATGGATGCCGATACCGACACCATTTCGACCGCCGATACGATTCGCCTCCAGTAGACTCTGGAGCGGTGTGACGGGGCTTCCGTTAACCTCAACAGGTATTCCCCGCGCAAACGTAACAGTAAAATGCTCTACATCGTCAGGGGCGTCTTTCGGATGCACGCCCATACCCGGACTAATAAATCCTGCAGCGGTTTTCAGGGATTCGAGTCGCCCAGCTTCATGCGTCAATCCGAGGAGATTCGCATCAGTCGAATAAGGTTTTTCGTGTGTGGCGGTAATCGGGAGGTTGTGTGCTTGGCAGAAGTCTATCATCTCTTTCCTACCACCGAAATTTTTGAGAAATTCAGGATCCCGCCACGGCGCGTATACCTCAAAACGTGGATTCAGCATATTAGTAGCGAGTTGAAATCTAACCTGGTCGTTGCCTCTACCGGTTGCACCGTGCGTTAAAATGGAAATATCGCGTTTCTCCATCTCCGGCAGGAGAGCTTTCACCGTGACATGCCGTGCGATACCTGTTGTATTCCAATAACCGCCTTCATACATCGCTTGGCACTGGACGAGGCGAATACCGTCTTCTGCAAGCGCGTCCTTCGCATCTACAATAATAGCGTCTTCGGCACCGCATGCCAACATCCGTTCTTTAATTTCAGATACGTCTCGTTCATCAGGTTGTCCGAGATCTGCCGTAAAGCAGACGACTTTAACGCCGTTATCGACCAACCACTTGGTGATGGTGCAACTATCCAAACCGCCCGAAACAGCGGCACCCACTGTTTTTCCTTTTAATGTTTCAATATTCAAAGTAATCTCCAAGGTATTGTGTTTAGTTATGACGGAATTATACCATTTTTTTTCGCAGCTTGCAAATCTATATTGAGACATTTAACGAAGGCGTATTGATAATTTATTTCGCTTATAGTATAATGATTTCAATGGCGCGATGGTACCCGTGTCATTCAAAACAACGAACCCCAGAAGAGGGAAACTGCGAGATCTTTCTCCCGCGAACGCTCACAACCTACGTCAACTTCGCAATTTTCACACGCCGCTCTCAAGTCATTTTCAAGGTTCGTAAAAACTCGATAACGTATGTTCTCTATGGAGATGTCTGCCATGGAATCTGTGAAGGATATTATCCAACAGTGTCACGAACGGCGACGAAAGGATCTACAACAGCGGGAGACGATTGTCTCACCCACCTTGCACGATGAATATCCTTACCACTATCTCGTTTATTGTGCGCATCGGTATCCCTTGCTTTTGCATGCGCTTGAACAGGCAGATATCTCGTTCATGCCGATTGGACAGGCACCCTTCGATCGGGGTCCAGTGTATCGTGGTGGCACGCGTCTCTTAAGACGACAAGGCATACTCAACTGGGAGCCGAGACGATGGTTTTCGTCGTGGGGGATTCAGGTCTATACAGGAACGCCATCTGCACGCGACGGGGCAAATTGGCACGACATCGAGTTCACCTACAAGGCGATCCGAGACGCGCAGGATGCCGTTGGCGCATGTCTCGACGCACTCGTCAACGCTGTTATGAATCCGCTCCTCACCTTACTTAAAGATGGCGGCTTGCGGTTTTCGTGTCGAATCCCAGACTATCTTCATCCAAATACTATAAATACGAGGCAGTATGTTCACAAGCACCGACCTGGTTTAAATCCGCCTCGCGATCGAGATGTCTACGTACGGGTTGTTGGAAATAAAGGCTACACGCGTTGGGATGCCCGCTACGAGATTCTTAGGGGCAGCCTATTAGACCCGCCTATCATCTCTAAAGACGTGCTTTTTGCGTTTCTTGAGGTCTTACGAGAACAGCTCCATGAATCCGCCCCGGCATCGGAATTAGACACGATAGATGAAACGACCAAGGATACACAGGATTTTGACGATTTCGATTGTATAGAATCGTTAGAAACAGAGTCGTTCGTAAATGAAAGTATCCTTGCAGTGCGACGCGGTGAGCTGGCTCCGATTGGGATTAAACGACCGAGACCGCTCCTTGAGAAAGCGAAACACACTGCAGTAGCGGATGAGAAAAATCTCTCTGAAACGGAAGCTCGCATTCTTGGAATTATCACGGGTGCAATGAGCACGGAAAAGAAATGTGAAATCGAAGCCACGTTTCTTGATACCGCACCTATATGGATCAACGCGAATACCGCACACGATGCTGAAGACGCAGAGCGGTATTATGAAGCGCAGGACGTTTCAGTAGGACGTTGGAAACCGCGAAACCATCGTTGGGAACAGGCGAAATGGATGTCGATTGCTGAACGAATGAAGAACCCTTTCGCGCGGGGAAACGTCTGCGAAGATGCAGAGAGATGCGATGCCTTAGAACAGAAAGGCGGTGATCCGAACAAAAGTATCTGCCCGAGTTGCTCGGTTTATGACGCGTGTCAAGCGCGTGGGTATCTTTCTCAATTCAAGGCACTCAAAAAGAAACAGGTCATTGTATCAGAGATTCCGAATCTCTTTTTGGACCGGCGGTACGCGGCGTTTGTTGACGCGCTGATTGTTCCCAGTAGGGTCTGTATTATAAATGATTCTGAATCCCAGCTCACGCAACTCTTTTCAGAACATCGTCTCTCAAGCGAAATTCTTGAAGGTTGGCTCATTAATTGGAGCGGCGCGGCGTTAGGTCAATTCGCGAAAACAGTCCTGAACGCTATTCGGATTACAGACAGTCAGCATGGTGATATCGCTAAGCGGATTCGCACGGTTATTCAGGCATTTGAAGGGTTAGAAGATAGCATTGTTCAGCAGCTGCATCAGGTAAATTGTACAGATAAAGAGAGTAGCAGGGCTGCCATGGATATGGATAGTGCGATCCAACTTGAGGTTTTGGATATATCGACCTCAGAGAACATAGAGAAACTCCCAAATGTATATCGCGACCCAGAGTGGACGTTATGGCATCAATTGAAGACATTTTTTGCGTATTACACCCGCGATGTGGATGCTCCGATGTTTGTCGATGATGGGATTCTGCGGTTCTGGTTACCATCAAAAATTCATCAAGAGATTCAGCACCTTGTGTTCATATCACCAGCGTTTTCGGAAGATTGTTTCAAAGAAGTCTTTCCTGAAGAGACTGTCTCGGTGAGACAGGCTGAATCGCAGGAGACATCGCTTTCAGGCAATAAGGCTTTTCAGCTGCGGAGCGCACCGCATATCTCCCATGCAATCGCAAACTACGAGGTTAATTGGGACGTGTTTAGTCTTTCTAAAATTGCAAATCGCTTTTTTACCGGTATCTATCAAGAAACGAAGCGGCATCCGGATCGTAAGCATGTTGTTATTTCGAGCACAAGCGCAAAGATAATGTTGAAAAATGTTCTTGATAATATTATCAACTATCACGATCTCATCAAAGACACCCCAGCACACGCTGAGGAGTTGCGAACCGCTTTTGAAACTACTGACGTTTACTACGACCGCATCAAAGGTCTACAATCTATCTTTGAAGCTGCTGATGTTGTCTGGATCGTCGGTACGCCCTATTGGCAACCGAAATTTGTCTGGGAACAAGCGAAAGTTCTGTTTGGAAACCGAGTGGAGCCGTTAAATTATAATTTGACGATGAACCCCTATCAATTTGAAGATGAACGGATACAGGGACTCTACGAACAAAACGCCATCGGCTCGCTGACACAGATGATTCGTATTGCTGGATTCAACGAGTCATCAGACAAAACACTGGTTCTCAACACAGCTTTACGTATACCCTTTGTTACCGATGCACCAGAGACAGAATTATTTGATTGGGAAGACTTTGAAATCGCTGGTGGGTTGGATGAACTTTCAAAGACGATTCGGATACGTGAGGATTACGAGGCAGAATACGCGAACATGGATGCATCGTGGGATCGAAAACGCGTTGAGTATCTGCTCGGTGTTTCTAAGTCGCAAGCGAACCGGATCTTGACGAGATTGAGGGGGAGTAAACTCGAGCGTATCCCATTTCATGTCCAGATCCTCGATCTGCTCTCAGATGGAGAGAAAACAACATCTGAAATCGTTGAAGCAATTCAGGGGAATCCGGGTGCCATTAAAAACGAACTCACCCATCTTGTAGAAACAGGCGAGATTGTCAGGATCCGACGCGGTGTTTATGCATTGGCATAGTTAAGTTCCTACCCTTTCAAAACGCATTTTTTGCAAAAAATCCACCAAAATAAGATTTTTTCATACATAAATTGAATTTTTTCTTGCAAAACTGAATTAATTTGTGTATAATACTATTAGTATGACTAAAATCCATTCATACATTATACGTCATTATGATTTCAGTCATACAGAATTCAAACTGAAATCCATTCATAATTTATAATTTATACTCAGACATCATCATGATTTCAGTTATATAGAATTCAAAAGAAAATTTCGGTAGAGCGCAGAGAGGATAATCTTAGCAGGCTTCCTCTCTGCTGCTCACCGACTCCTTCTTCAAGTCCCTCCGGTTGAAGGTTAAGTCCTACTTGACTAAAATGCCAAAATTTAGTATAATTCTTAGATATTAACGTGTGTTTGAAAAGGTTTAGGTCCAGGGTCGTTTAGTTTATATATTTACGTTATATCTGTGAATATTTTTCAGGCTTTTTTGACCTTCCCACCCGGTAGGCGAGGTTTTGCAGCGTACTCGCTCAAATGCGACGTGCATTCCTAACCTCGCTGGCTCAGTAAAACAGACACGCGACTCGATAAATTCTTAAAACTAAACAGCCCTAGGTCGTGTTTACATTGCCTAAGTTTTGGCATTTTGGCACCGTTTCTCAAAGCCATTACCAACGTCTATGTGGGGAATCCTGAAGTCTATGGACGCTTCTCGGCTGCTATCAACTGAATATTAGACTGAACCTGGAGGCTTTGGCCTAAAAACATAGGAGTAGTTTATGAATCCGAAAATTTTTAGGGTAACACTATGTGTATTACTCACACTCTCAGTCGCTTGCCTTTCTGAAGATGTCGGAATAGCTGAAGAACCAATGGCTCCACTTAAAGTGGGTTTGATTCATCCGTTGCTAAATTACGCTACTTTTGGCGACGGAGCAAGACTCGCATTAGCCGAAATCAATAAGACAGGCGGTGTTCTTGGGAGGCAGGTAGAATTTATCTATAAAGTAGAAATAGGAAGCATTGCTGATGCTGCCAAAGAATTAGCTGAAATAGAAAATGTTGTCGCTATATTAGGTCCCATGTTTTCAAGTAGTGCTGTTAAAGTTGGACCGATCATCAATATCCCTGTTATTGTGGGGGCAACAGGAGCCGACGTGACGAACACTGGTAATGACCCGAGAGATTTCCTCTTTCTCGTGGCGAATTCAAATGCCTTGCAAGCAGAAGTCATGGCAGGTTTTGTGGTGAACGACCTCGGAAAGAAAACTGCAGCCATGATTTGGCAGAACGGGGATGTGTACTCTAAAGGTTTCGTTAACACATTTGACGCGATTTTCAGGAAACTTGGCGGGCGCATTGTTGTCAGTCAAACGTATGAGCAAGACGATACAATGTTTGACGCACAACTTGCGATAATCAAAGAGGCAAGCCCTGACGTTCTGCTTCTCGCAAGTTTTCCGCCAGAGAGCCCGCTCATAGTAAAGCAGGCACGGGAGATGGGCATTAAATCCACCTTTATCGGCAGCGATGGTTGGGATGATTCGTTGATGTTAGACATTTTAGAGGATAACACACCCCTCGAAAATTCCTACTATTGTAGTATCTCAGACGAGCTTGACCCAGATTTTACTGTGGCTTATGAAACTATGTTTGGGGATCAGACTATTGGTATTGCACCATTAGGTTACGATGCCATGAAATTATTGGCAATAGCCATTGAAAACGTGCAATCAACAGACCCTGTTATGATTCGGGATGCAGTTACAGCTATCACTGACTACCAAGGGGCAACAACTATTTCCGGCTTTGATGAGAACCGTCATCCTATCAAACCTGCTGCGGGTATCCGCGTGTTCAAAATTGTTGATGGTCAACCCCAGGAATACACTATTGTGAAGGCAAGTCAGTAACCGCTGTTTAGGACTTAAACAAATCTCACAAACCTATTAAAATGTATTAGAATCTATACAAATCTAACGTGTTTGTTTGATTGATGCCGTAATTCCTGCTTCAACGTCCACTGCCTCCCAACGAGGTCTTACACGAACTCCACAGGCATTTTACTTCTCCTCGCAACTCGTGGCGAAGTGTTAAGGTTTAAGTTGGACACAGGTTGATAGCAGCATTTAGGTCTCTGTCGCATTCAAAGCTACATTCAGAGCAGTGATAGGTGCGTTCTGAGAGCGTCAAATCTGCTTTCTTGTGTCCGCAATGGCTACATGTTTTGGAACTCGCAAAGAATTGCGGTGCTTCGGTTATCGGTATACCACGCCTATCCGCTTTATACTTGAGTTTCGTTAGGAAACCCCCAAGTGCTGAATCCGATAGTGCCTTTGTGAGTTTACGGTTTTTGAGCATATTGGTAATCTTAAGCGTTTCAATACCGATGGCACTTGCCTTACGGACAATCCGTATTGTCGCTTGGTGGTGAGCGTCCTCACGGATATTCGCGATACGTGCGTGAACAGCAGAAAGCACATCTTTCGCTTTATACCAGTTCTGACTACCTTTTTGTCGACGAGAGAGTCTACGGTTCGCACGTGCCACCTTTCGCTCATATCGTTTCAGTGGGCGTGGATTCTCATAAGTTGTGCCGTCTGAACAGGTAGCAAGCGTATTGATACCCACGTCAACACCTATCGGTTGTCTATCGTCAAACAAAAGGGCTTGGTGATTATAGTTATTGCTATCCAAGTTCCTGACGGTAATAGCCACAAACCACTTGTTGTTATGTTTTGACACAACAACTTTCGTGATTTCACCAGTCCACTGGAGTTCCTCACGTATGCGTATCCAACCGATTTTAGGGAGATTGATACGCTTTTTGTAGACTTCAACAGTTCCGAGTCCATTATCTGCTTGGTAAGAGCATTTACCAGATCGGTGCTTATAGACGGGAAACTTGTTTTGTCCTTTTTTCCAACGCGCGACAGCGTCTCCAAGATTGTGTATCGCATTCTTGGAGGCATTCTGTGAGAGTGCTTTACACCAGTCAAACTTCTTATATTTGATGGCATTGAATTCACGCTTTAGGTCAATATAACTTCGCCATTCGTCTGTATCCAAGCCTACTTTGAAGGACGATAAAGCGAAGTTATACGCAACACGAGCATAACCTGCATGCTGTGCCATAAGCGTCGACTGCTTATTATTCGGGTTGAGTGCTATCTTCTGTGTTCGTAAACTCATGGTTATCAGGTATCAGGCTTTCATCCGTGTGTAAGTCGGAGGCAAGCACATTACCAAGCGGTAATGCTTACACTGCTTGCCAACCTGATACGTTAATTATACGACGGTTCTGTGCGTTTTGTCAAGGTAAATTTGTATAAATTTGACTATATTTTAGATGACTGCAACCTACCCCACCCTAAAGGGCGAGGAAATTTGTCATGAATGCCAGCCAAGGCTATAGATGGGCCGAGGGTAACTTGTTGACTACCGTTCTTCTCAAGGACACTGTGTCAGGTCTTAGTAGCAAGTAGTGCAAGTCTTGTCAACTGACGCATGCTGCTCTTTTGTTCCATGATGCCCGTCGCATGAATCAACACGGAACGCGCGTGGGGCATTCCAAATCAACGCCGAGCACGCGTGTGACACTCGCCGGGACTTTACGCCGCAAACAAGAATTTTCAAATCAGGTACTAATGCCACACAGGGCCTCTGGTGGGAAATAACATCCTATTTGGCAGATCAGAGGTTCCCTTCGCGTGCCCGTTCAATCAAACGTGCAATCATTCGCTGTTCAACTTCAATTAGGGTGCGTCCTATGCGCATTCGCGCCTGAACTTCATTAATAGCACGCTTTTTGCTCAGGACCCCTAACCCAAGGATACCTATATCAAATTTGGGACGCTGTCGAATGCGTTCCGCAACCAATTCTGACTGTTGCTCAGAGGTCAATTGGATAAAGGAAAACCGGGCGGGTTCTTCTTCTACCACTTTCCGTAAAGAGAGCCACTGCCCGTCAGGAGCCAGAGCCACTGGACGGCTCCAGTGGTCTTCAGGGATCGTTGGTATGCTATTCGCCATGAGTGTCTCCTTGAAGAGGATCAAAACGGTTTAGAGAAACCCGTAATTACTAAAATCAGTTAGCAGATAGTATACCACAAAAAGGAGTAAGAGTCAAACAAAAGCGGGTAAAGTCAGGATGTGAAAAAATAGAGACTTTCTATCCGCCACCCTGACCTTTCCATCTTGATTCTTGGGATAATTTTACTTGAAAACGAGGTTTGGCTGTGCTATTCTATGAATGAGATGATTTCTATTAGAATCTACACAGACAGATGATAAATCGCCTGACTACCAATAGATGCATCTTCAAAATATATGTGGGTATCAAAAGAGGTATGGTTCGTAGTAGCGCAATTCATTGCACATTATGGAATTTCTGAATTCATAGAGGAGAGAAACATGAAACGCTATGGAAATCGTCACGGAAATTCGGGAATCGCTGCTTATGAGGAGGGACCGGATTTCATCAGAATCCAGTTTACGAGTGGTGGTGTCTATCTGTACACCTACGACAGTGCAGACGAGGATGACATTGAAGAGATGAAAGCATTAGCGCGAGAAGGCAACGGGTTGAACAGATTCATCAACGACTTTCGGCCCGGTTATGCAAGACGAGAACGTTAATCGGTTCGTAGTAAGGTGATTTATCGCTTGTGTTAAGTCGCAGTTCATTGCGCCTCAGATGAAACTTACGACTTCATCATTAGACAATGGAAAGAAAATCATGATCGAATACAGAAAAGGATAAAGCACTTTGTATCTTTGGTATTTTCAGTATTTTTCCTATCTTGTATAGTAACTGTCGCAACTGCTCAGACTTCTCAACAGATCGCTCAAAAAGCCTTCCGTTCCACGGTGTTGCTTGTCATGGAAGATGCCAACGGTCAACCGCTCTCATTGGGTAGTGGATTCTTCGTCGGAGATGGCCAAATTGCGACCAATCTCCACGTTGTAGAAGGGGCAGTAAGAGGCTACGCAAAACTGGTAGGCAAAGAGACAAAATTTAACATAGAAGGCTACACCGCGGTTGATGAGAAACGGGATTTAATA includes:
- a CDS encoding transposase, yielding MSLRTQKIALNPNNKQSTLMAQHAGYARVAYNFALSSFKVGLDTDEWRSYIDLKREFNAIKYKKFDWCKALSQNASKNAIHNLGDAVARWKKGQNKFPVYKHRSGKCSYQADNGLGTVEVYKKRINLPKIGWIRIREELQWTGEITKVVVSKHNNKWFVAITVRNLDSNNYNHQALLFDDRQPIGVDVGINTLATCSDGTTYENPRPLKRYERKVARANRRLSRRQKGSQNWYKAKDVLSAVHARIANIREDAHHQATIRIVRKASAIGIETLKITNMLKNRKLTKALSDSALGGFLTKLKYKADRRGIPITEAPQFFASSKTCSHCGHKKADLTLSERTYHCSECSFECDRDLNAAINLCPT
- the argG gene encoding argininosuccinate synthase; amino-acid sequence: MNIETLKGKTVGAAVSGGLDSCTITKWLVDNGVKVVCFTADLGQPDERDVSEIKERMLACGAEDAIIVDAKDALAEDGIRLVQCQAMYEGGYWNTTGIARHVTVKALLPEMEKRDISILTHGATGRGNDQVRFQLATNMLNPRFEVYAPWRDPEFLKNFGGRKEMIDFCQAHNLPITATHEKPYSTDANLLGLTHEAGRLESLKTAAGFISPGMGVHPKDAPDDVEHFTVTFARGIPVEVNGSPVTPLQSLLEANRIGGRNGVGIGIHTVENRFVGIKSRGVYESPGMELLGKCYEYLLQLILDRRARRHFDGVAATIAEQVYQGYWFDAATQALLASIAPLTQLASGTITVALYKGNVAFHAAGGAPHSLYSEETASMEAVGDFDHADSEGFLAVLGVGARASAVAGHTQE
- a CDS encoding ABC transporter substrate-binding protein: MNPKIFRVTLCVLLTLSVACLSEDVGIAEEPMAPLKVGLIHPLLNYATFGDGARLALAEINKTGGVLGRQVEFIYKVEIGSIADAAKELAEIENVVAILGPMFSSSAVKVGPIINIPVIVGATGADVTNTGNDPRDFLFLVANSNALQAEVMAGFVVNDLGKKTAAMIWQNGDVYSKGFVNTFDAIFRKLGGRIVVSQTYEQDDTMFDAQLAIIKEASPDVLLLASFPPESPLIVKQAREMGIKSTFIGSDGWDDSLMLDILEDNTPLENSYYCSISDELDPDFTVAYETMFGDQTIGIAPLGYDAMKLLAIAIENVQSTDPVMIRDAVTAITDYQGATTISGFDENRHPIKPAAGIRVFKIVDGQPQEYTIVKASQ